The Pan paniscus chromosome 12, NHGRI_mPanPan1-v2.0_pri, whole genome shotgun sequence genome window below encodes:
- the LGALSL gene encoding galectin-related protein, with the protein MAGSVADSDAVVKLDDGHLNNSLSSPVQADVYFPRLIVPFCGHIKGGMRPGKKVLVMGIVDLNPESFAISLTCGDSEDPPADVAIELKAVFTDRQLLRNSCISGERGEEQSAIPYFPFIPDQPFRVEILCEHPRFRVFVDGHQLFDFYHRIQTLSAIDTIKINGDLQITKLG; encoded by the exons ATGGCGGGATCAGTGGCCGACAGCGATGCCGTGGTG AAACTAGATGATGGCCATTTAAACAACTCTTTGAGCTCTCCAGTTCAAGCGGACGTGTACTTCCCACGACTG ATAGTTCCATTTTGTGGGCACATTAAAGGTGGCATGAGACCAGGCAAGAAGGTGTTAGTGATGGGCATCGTAGACCTCAACCCAGAGAG CTTTGCAATCAGCTTGACCTGTGGGGACTCGGAAGACCCTCCTGCCGATGTGGCAATCGAACTCAAAGCTGTGTTCACAGATCGGCAGCTACTCAGAAATTCTTGTATATCTGGGGAGAGGGGTGAAGAACAGTCAGCAATCCCTtactttccattcattccagacCAGCCATTCAGG GTGGAAATTCTTTGTGAGCACCCACGTTTCCGAGTGTTTGTGGATGGACACCAACTTTTTGATTTTTACCATCGCATTCAAACGTTATCTGCAATTGACACCATAAAGATAAACGGAGACCTCCAGATCACCAAGCTTGGCTGA